A single region of the Rhodococcus sp. W8901 genome encodes:
- a CDS encoding TIGR03619 family F420-dependent LLM class oxidoreductase yields MKFTVGIAMSPLDQLTALAQTAEECGFSNIALPDSLFFMETAAADYPYTPDGSRMWNEETPWVDPLIAAAAMGAVTSTIGFYTNVLKLGSRNPLLLARQVGSVANLTGNRFGFGVGIGWAPEEFEWCGAPYKKRGARVDEMIEIIKMVLAGGMVEYHGEFFDFGRLQISPAPSKPVPFYVGGHTDVALRRAARIGDGWTSAMMKFDDLVATMARLKELRAEYGRAEEPFEIQAVCIDRFGKDGYAQMADAGITDNIVVPWIFDGLGFDAPLEAKQDSLRKFADQYIK; encoded by the coding sequence ATGAAGTTCACCGTCGGCATCGCAATGAGCCCGCTCGACCAGCTCACCGCGCTCGCCCAGACCGCCGAGGAGTGCGGGTTCTCGAACATCGCGCTGCCCGACTCACTGTTCTTCATGGAGACGGCGGCAGCGGACTACCCCTACACTCCCGACGGTTCCCGGATGTGGAACGAGGAGACACCGTGGGTGGATCCACTGATCGCCGCCGCCGCCATGGGCGCGGTCACGAGCACGATCGGCTTCTATACGAACGTGCTCAAACTCGGCTCCCGCAATCCCCTGCTGCTCGCGCGGCAGGTCGGTTCGGTCGCGAACCTCACCGGCAACCGGTTCGGCTTCGGTGTCGGAATCGGCTGGGCGCCGGAGGAGTTCGAGTGGTGCGGCGCTCCCTACAAGAAGCGCGGCGCCCGCGTCGACGAGATGATCGAGATCATCAAGATGGTGCTGGCCGGTGGCATGGTCGAGTACCACGGTGAGTTCTTCGACTTCGGCCGCCTGCAGATCAGCCCGGCACCGAGCAAGCCGGTGCCGTTCTACGTGGGTGGCCACACCGATGTCGCGCTGCGCCGCGCCGCGCGCATCGGTGACGGCTGGACGTCGGCGATGATGAAGTTCGACGATCTGGTGGCAACGATGGCCCGTCTGAAGGAGCTCCGTGCCGAATACGGCCGGGCCGAGGAGCCTTTCGAGATCCAGGCGGTGTGCATCGACCGATTCGGCAAGGACGGCTACGCCCAGATGGCCGACGCCGGCATCACCGACAACATCGTCGTCCCGTGGATCTTCGACGGCCTCGGCTTCGACGCACCGCTCGAGGCCAAGCAGGACTCGCTGCGCAAGTTCGCCGATCAGTACATCAAGTAG